The following are encoded together in the Bacillus cereus group sp. RP43 genome:
- a CDS encoding histidine kinase, translated as MKKIDFTSMREQVASFYIYSISFLGLIAFIVSLFLSKMPSHLILLLLLIMFMGITEYFPIRIWRGGITLSLTLIYTMNWQFGIHITVVSCVCVMLCIQLFRRLSMQRTVFNCAQLALSILLAEWLSSGCFSLFISGMNLSVLYEKFIILFLFSAFLCLFNGLFYDLLIILLPQPYPLEEWRKKNMLVLLSLSFCLFYSSLIHILDYRYRGVMDEIMVLFFFFPLVAICIISSFVRQIRVEKERLYKLFSITTELSRGLSAGNLQQMKQSLKGFLGIQAYVLWAKDEENWTLLLKDGKVRRDISNYSDLYKEFEEISETVVVTDWKTGMAPGDEVFENTMRSLVYLPLKVNHELVGMFVAGKSRSASFITEDVQTLATFANQLGSLLKTRTLISEQEKRTILEERNRIAREIHDGIAQALAGVIFQMESAQKKYVDRPKDMQQVVDTSIKKLRKSLSEVRYSIYALKPYPTQRLGLKQAIINKIQSLKQEYGLAITYHERGRSRKLSFTKERVIFDTLQESLQNIIKHAKADKVDILLSYQREHVLLKVKDNGIGFSLFESMIKAKHEPHYGILHMNEQAEQLGAALQIDSSAGKGTEITLLISDSEIGEEYHDSNISSG; from the coding sequence TTGAAAAAGATAGATTTTACTTCTATGAGAGAGCAAGTAGCTAGTTTTTATATTTATTCTATCTCTTTTCTTGGTTTAATTGCTTTTATCGTTTCTTTATTTTTAAGTAAAATGCCTTCTCATCTTATACTGCTTTTGTTGTTAATTATGTTTATGGGAATTACTGAGTATTTTCCTATCCGCATTTGGAGAGGCGGAATCACACTCAGCCTTACACTTATTTATACAATGAATTGGCAGTTTGGAATACATATAACTGTTGTTTCGTGTGTGTGTGTGATGTTATGTATCCAATTGTTTCGCCGCTTATCTATGCAAAGGACAGTATTTAATTGTGCGCAACTTGCTCTTAGTATCTTATTAGCAGAATGGCTTTCCAGTGGATGTTTCTCTCTTTTTATTTCTGGAATGAATCTTTCAGTTTTATATGAAAAATTCATAATTTTGTTTTTATTCAGCGCATTTCTTTGCCTTTTTAACGGTTTATTTTACGATCTTTTAATCATACTTCTTCCTCAGCCCTATCCGCTAGAAGAGTGGCGTAAAAAGAATATGTTAGTACTCTTGAGTTTGAGTTTTTGTTTATTTTATTCTTCACTTATACATATTTTAGATTACCGATATCGCGGAGTGATGGATGAAATTATGGTTCTGTTCTTCTTTTTCCCGCTTGTGGCAATCTGTATCATTAGCTCTTTCGTTAGACAAATACGGGTGGAAAAAGAACGATTATATAAGCTTTTTTCCATTACGACGGAATTAAGTCGTGGACTATCTGCTGGCAACTTACAGCAGATGAAACAATCACTGAAAGGATTTCTAGGAATACAGGCATATGTTTTATGGGCGAAAGATGAAGAGAACTGGACACTTTTATTAAAGGATGGAAAAGTACGTCGCGATATTTCTAATTATTCTGATCTGTATAAGGAGTTTGAAGAGATATCAGAAACTGTTGTTGTTACTGATTGGAAAACAGGTATGGCTCCGGGAGATGAAGTGTTTGAAAATACTATGCGCTCTCTTGTATATTTACCTCTTAAGGTAAATCATGAATTAGTTGGAATGTTTGTGGCAGGGAAAAGCAGGAGTGCGAGTTTTATTACTGAAGATGTACAGACTTTAGCTACGTTTGCTAATCAGTTAGGCAGCTTGCTTAAAACGCGGACACTCATCTCTGAACAGGAAAAAAGAACGATTTTAGAAGAACGAAATCGAATTGCTCGTGAAATCCACGATGGAATCGCACAAGCATTGGCCGGAGTGATATTTCAGATGGAGTCGGCTCAGAAAAAGTATGTAGATCGACCAAAAGACATGCAGCAAGTGGTAGATACAAGTATAAAAAAATTACGGAAGAGTTTAAGTGAAGTTCGTTATTCTATTTATGCTTTAAAGCCATATCCAACACAAAGATTAGGACTAAAACAAGCAATTATAAATAAAATTCAATCCTTAAAACAAGAATATGGTCTAGCCATTACATATCATGAAAGAGGCCGTTCTCGAAAACTTAGTTTTACGAAAGAACGGGTTATTTTCGATACTTTGCAGGAGAGCTTGCAGAACATTATAAAGCATGCAAAGGCAGATAAAGTTGACATTTTATTAAGCTATCAAAGGGAACATGTACTTTTAAAGGTAAAGGATAACGGAATTGGTTTTTCTCTTTTTGAATCCATGATTAAAGCAAAGCATGAGCCGCACTATGGTATATTACATATGAATGAACAGGCTGAACAGCTAGGGGCTGCCCTTCAAATTGATAGTTCAGCAGGAAAAGGGACAGAAATCACATTGTTAATTTCAGATTCAGAAATAGGGGAGGAGTATCATGATTCGAATATTAGTAGTGGATGA
- a CDS encoding response regulator transcription factor has product MIRILVVDDHTVLRDGIRSILELESDMRVVGEAVSGDEVVKKVEECRPDCILMDINLPGKNGIEATSLVKDQYPNCRVLVLTMYEHDEYLMAALRAGADGYLLKDSSSEQVVAAIRMVLQGDSVIHPRMTKKLITYHQQTKSESNENELTEREKEILFELVKGLSNKEIAEALYISDKTVKIHVNKIFRKLNVKSRSQAVIYAVRNQLVPFS; this is encoded by the coding sequence ATGATTCGAATATTAGTAGTGGATGATCATACTGTTTTGCGTGATGGAATTCGAAGTATATTGGAACTCGAATCTGATATGCGAGTAGTTGGAGAAGCTGTTTCCGGGGATGAAGTAGTAAAAAAAGTGGAAGAGTGTAGGCCGGATTGTATCTTAATGGATATTAATTTACCAGGAAAAAATGGTATTGAGGCTACATCACTCGTGAAAGATCAATATCCGAACTGCCGTGTTCTCGTATTGACTATGTATGAACATGATGAATACTTGATGGCTGCTCTTCGGGCAGGTGCAGACGGTTACTTACTGAAGGATTCATCATCCGAGCAGGTAGTGGCGGCAATCCGAATGGTATTACAAGGAGATTCTGTGATTCATCCGCGTATGACTAAAAAGTTGATTACATATCATCAGCAAACGAAATCAGAATCAAATGAAAATGAACTAACAGAGCGTGAAAAAGAAATACTATTTGAATTGGTCAAAGGTCTTAGCAATAAGGAAATTGCTGAAGCTCTATATATCAGTGACAAGACAGTTAAAATCCATGTTAATAAGATTTTCAGAAAACTAAATGTGAAAAGCCGTTCACAAGCAGTCATATATGCCGTGCGAAATCAGCTTGTTCCATTTTCTTAA